One part of the Lotus japonicus ecotype B-129 chromosome 2, LjGifu_v1.2 genome encodes these proteins:
- the LOC130740787 gene encoding wall-associated receptor kinase-like 14 has product MITLISSITIQKCFILLIIFVAACTARVQNVTRNYQNRCGGEILQYPFGFSEGSGIKLNCTENRVQVGGFQVQNVTSDSIFIYLPAKCNRSMLSIYPLFGGNFAPTRNNSFLVQDCEAAIGGCVIPASSFLGNQIEVESCDKTSGNISCFMKQKKQENEGVVDSDFLTFDELNGTGCRYLFSAVAFGQSKEITVQFQEVELGWWLQGPCHCSANATCTTVNLQNGSSGFRCRCNDGFQGDGFANGAGCWKAPSCSASTLTSGGCGSATKIGVIVAVIVTVALVVVALLVLCYCVRRRSWLGKNTRVKRLLREAAGSFSVPFYPYKEIEKATNSFSDKQRLGTGAFGTVYAGKLHDDEWVAIKKIRHRDIDSIDKVMNEIKLLSSVSHPNLVRLLGCCIEEGEHSEQILVYEYMPNGTLSQHLQRERGEGLPWTVRLTIASETANAIAYLHSAIHPPIYHRDIKSSNILLDYSFKSKVADFGLSRLGMTETSHISTAPQGTPGYVDPQYHQNFHLSDKSDVYSFGVVLVEIITAMKVVDFARPQTEINLAALAVDRIRRGSIDEIVDPFLEPNRDAWTLYSIHKAAELAFRCLAFHSDMRPTMMEVAEELEHIRRSGWATMEETIGMASSVGSACSSPRNGSEKSVNSVKKVGQESEGLIVPPKDESYLQSMEVKDSSPVSVHDPWSSGHSSPSSNSLLENVVR; this is encoded by the exons AATGTTTCATTTTGCTGATAATCTTTGTGGCGGCGTGTACAGCAAGAGTGCAAAACGTCACAAGAAACTACCAGAATCGTTGTGGAGGGGAAATTCTTCAGTACCCTTTTGGATTCTCTGAAGGGAGTGGAATCAAACTGAACTGTACTGAGAACAGAGTCCAAGTTGGTGGTTTTCAGGTTCAGAATGTTACCAGTGACAGCATATTCATCTAtctccctgcaaaatgcaaccgTAGTATGCTATCAATTTATCCACTTTTTGGTGGCAATTTTGCTCCTACACGGAACAATAGCTTTCTGGTGCAGGATTGTGAGGCGGCGATTGGTGGATGCGTTATCCCTGCTTCAAGTTTTCTGGGGAATCAGATTGAGGTGGAGAGCTGCGATAAAACAAGTGGGAATATCAGTTGCTTTATGAAGCAGAAGAAGCAAGAGAATGAAGGGGTGGTGGATTCTGATTTTTtgacatttgatgaattgaATGGAACTGGGTGTAGGTACTTGTTCTCAGCGGTGGCTTTTGGTCAGAGCAAGGAGATTACTGTGCAGTTTCAGGAGGTTGAGTTGGGGTGGTGGCTTCAAGGGCCTTGTCATTGCTCTGCTAACGCTACCTGCACAACCGTGAATCTCCAAAACGGGAGCTCCGGGTTCCGGTGCCGGTGTAACGATGGCTTCCAGGGAGATGGCTTTGCCAATGGCGCCGGTTGCTGGAAAG CTCCAAGTTGCAGTGCGTCAACACTAACATCTGGAGGGTGTGGGAGTGCAACCAAAATTGGTGTTATTGTTGCAG TGATCGTGACTGTAGCTTTGGTCGTGGTTGCTCTCTTGGTTCTATGCTATTGTGTCAGGCGCCGTTCATGGTTGGGAAAGAATACAAGAGTAAAGCGCTTGTTACGTGAAGCTGCAGGAAGCTTTAGCGTGCCTTTCTACCCTTACAAAGAGATAGAGAAAGCCACAAATTCTTTCTCTGATaaacaaaggttagggactggGGCTTTTGGTACAGTTTATGCTGGAAAGCTTCACGATGATGAGTGGGTTGCTATCAAGAAGATAAGGCATAGAGACATCGACAGCATTGACAAAGTCATGAATGAGATCAAGCTACTTTCATCCGTGAGTCACCCAAATTTAGTTCGCCTCCTGGGTTGCTGCATAGAAGAGGGAGAGCACTCAGAGCAGATACTTGTTTATGAATACATGCCTAATGGAACACTGTCTCAGCATTTGCAAAGAGAGAGGGGTGAAGGTCTTCCATGGACAGTAAGACTTACCATTGCTTCTGAAACTGCCAATGCTATAGCATATCTCCATTCTGCAATTCATCCCCCAATTTACCACAGAGACATAAAATCTAGTAACATACTCTTGGATTATAGCTTCAAATCTAAAGTAGCTGATTTTGGGCTTTCTAGGCTAGGCATGACAGAAACATCGCACATCTCAACCGCTCCGCAAGGGACTCCGGGTTATGTCGACCCCCAGTACCACCAGAACTTTCACCTTTCTGATAAAAGTGATGTCTACAGCTTCGGAGTAGTTTTGGTAGAGATAATAACTGCGATGAAAGTGGTTGATTTTGCCCGACCTCAGACTGAGATTAACTTAGCTGCACTAGCTGTTGACAGGATCCGGAGGGGCTCTATAGATGAGATTGTAGATCCTTTCCTTGAACCTAATAGGGATGCTTGGACACTATACTCCATTCATAAGGCGGCTGAACTTGCATTTAGATGTCTTGCTTTTCATAGTGACATGAGGCCAACTATGATGGAAGTGGCTGAGGAGCTAGAACACATCAGACGCAGTGGATGGGCGACCATGGAGGAAACCATAGGCATGGCTTCGTCGGTCGGGTCTGCGTGTTCATCGCCTCGCAATGGAAGTGAGAAATCAGTGAATAGTGTTAAGAAAGTGGGGCAGGAGAGTGAGGGATTGATTGTTCCGCCGAAGGACGAGAGCTATTTGCAATCTATGGAGGTGAAGGACAGCTCCCCGGTATCGGTGCATGATCCTTGGTCAAGTGGACACAGCTCACCTTCATCAAACAGCTTGCTCGAAAATGTCGTACGGTGA
- the LOC130740786 gene encoding uncharacterized protein LOC130740786 has translation MMVGCAISSSSSFSTLSFRRVGVCNATPSSCKPRATVPVAVFPRAGRRELLFLLAAAPAALTVRESAAQDIGLFGIRKSLKKAEEQAEEIVKEGFETAERGLETAERGLEKGIETAEKEVESAVGFGSLAQAGAVVGAEAFAVLVATTVVNGILGPEAKKT, from the coding sequence ATGATGGTTGGTTGTGCAATCTCGTCGTCGTCATCGTTCTCAACTCTCTCGTTCCGCCGTGTCGGCGTTTGCAATGCGACGCCGTCTTCGTGCAAGCCGCGAGCTACGGTGCCGGTGGCGGTATTTCCGAGGGCTGGACGGAGGGAGTTGCTGTTCCTTCTCGCGGCGGCTCCGGCGGCGTTGACGGTGAGGGAATCGGCGGCGCAGGATATTGGACTGTTCGGGATACGGAAGAGTCTGAAGAAAGCGGAGGAACAGGCTGAGGAGATTGTGAAGGAGGGCTTCGAAACGGCGGAGCGAGGACTGGAGACGGCGGAGCGGGGGCTGGAGAAGGGAATTGAGACGGCGGAGAAGGAAGTGGAGTCTGCGGTGGGCTTTGGGAGTTTGGCGCAGGCAGGAGCGGTGGTGGGAGCAGAGGCTTTTGCCGTTTTGGTTGCAACGACGGTGGTGAATGGTATTTTGGGGCCTGAAGCTAAAAAAACATAA
- the LOC130740785 gene encoding NASP-related protein sim3, whose product MVEEAPASETSVSMAPSEEAVAVDGTLNPSEHGKSEITNGATVDSAAIGGAESASNAETSGKNSLELAVELMDKGTKAMKEDDFGEAAENFSRALEIRVANYGELAPECVNTYYKYGCALLYKAQEEADPLGDVPKKQEGSQHGSSKDESVKSTINAAESSTAASFSSNAEQDIASNDQESAVDDESTKNYQEEDDEDSDAEDTEADEDESDLDLAWKMLDIARAIVEKQCVNTIEHVDILSTLAEISLEREEFENSLSDYQKALSILEQLVEPDDRYIANLNFRICLCLEVDSKPEEAIAYCEKAASVCKARLDRLTNEVKSITPASEAKNKSIEDKQAEIETLTGLSSDLENKLEDLQLLVSNPKSTLSELLEKVAAKAGGGKESIPAKVSSSQLATANSSGGFDSPTISTAHSNGSAAGVTHLGVVGRGVKRTSLAPEASAPKKPALESTEGKGDSGSA is encoded by the exons ATGGTGGAAGAAGCTCCTGCATCTGAAACTTCCGTTTCAATGGCTCCATCAGAGGAAGCTGTGGCGGTCGACGGAACCCTAAACCCTAGTGAACACGGAAAAAGCGAAATCACTAACGGCGCCACCGTGGATTCAGCCGCGATCGGCGGTGCTGAGTCCGCTTCCAACGCTGAAACTTCTGGGAAGAACTCGTTGGAGTTGGCGGTTGAGCTCATGGATAAGGGAACCAAGGCTATGAAGGAAGACGATTTCGGAGAAGCAGCTGAGAATTTCAGCCGTGCTCTTGAAATCAG GGTTGCTAATTATGGTGAACTTGCACCTGAATGTGTCAATACGTATTACAAATATGGGTGTGCCCTTCTATACAAGGCTCAGGAGGAAGCTGATCCTTTGGGTGATGTGCCCAAGAAGCAGGAGGGGTCTCAACATGGCTCCAGTAAAGATGAATCTGTGAAGAGTACTATCAATGCTGCTGAATCTTCCACTGCTGCATCTTTTTCAAGCAATGCTGAGCAGGACATTGCTTCTAATGACCAGGAGTCAGCAGTGGATGATG AGTCCACTAAGAATTaccaggaagaagatgatgaggatAGTGATGCTGAAGACACAGAAGCTGATGAAGATGAATCTGACCTTGATCTGGCTTGGAAAATGCTTGATATTGCTAGAGCAATTGTTGAAAAGCAATGTGTCAACACAATTGAACACGTGGATATATTATCAACATTGGCAGAAATTTCATTGGAAAGAG AGGAGTTTGAAAATTCTCTATCCGACTACCAGAAGGCACTATCCATCTTAGAACAGCTAGTTGAACCAGATGATAGATATATTGCCAACTT AAATTTCCGTATATGCTTGTGTTTGGAGGTTGATTCTAAACCTGAAGAAGCAATTGCCTATTGTGAGAAGGCTGCATCTGTTTGTAAGGCACGATTAGATCGTCTCACAAATGAAGTCAAGAGTATAACTCCAGCTTCTGAGgccaaaaataaatcaatagaGGATAAACAAGCGGAAATTGAAACTCTTACCGGTCTCTCAAGTGACCTGGAAAACAAG CTTGAAGATCTGCAACTGTTAGTCTCGAATCCAAAATCAACTCTCTCTGAGCTCCTAGAAAAAGTAGCTGCCAAGGCAGGCGGTGGTAAGGAATCAATTCCAGCAAAAGTCAGCTCCTCACAGCTGGCTACTGCCAACAGCAGTGGAGGTTTTGACTCTCCAACCATTTCTACTGCTCACTCTAATGGATCTGCTGCTGGAGTCACACACCTTGGTGTGGTAGGAAGAGGAGTTAAGCGAACATCGCTTGCTCCAGAAGCAAGCGCACCAAAGAAACCAGCATTAGAGTCAACCGAAGGAAAAGGTGATAGTGGCAGCGCTTGA
- the LOC130740788 gene encoding thioredoxin-like protein HCF164, chloroplastic: protein MSRLSSNPIGLHRFRPCLRTPQFTVNPRHLHFNTRKFHTLACQTNPNLDEKDASATSQEIKIVVEPSTVNGESETCKPTSSTADASGLPQLPTKDINRKVAIASTLAALGLFLATRLDFGVSLKDLTANALPYEQALSNGKPTVVEFYADWCEVCRELAPDVYKIEQQYKDRVNFVMLNVDNTNWEQELDEFGVEGIPHFAFLDKEGNEEGNVVGRLPRQLLLENVDALARGEASVPHARVVGKYSSAEARKVHQVVDPRSHG from the exons ATGTCTCGCTTATCTTCAAACCCCATCGGACTCCATAGATTCCGACCATGCCTCCGAACACCTCAATTCACCGTCAACCCTCGCCACCTTCACTTCAACACTCGCAAATTCCACACCTTAGCTTGCCAAACAAATCCAAATCTCGACGAAAAGGATGCTTCAGCAACG TCTCAGGAAATCAAAATTGTGGTTGAGCCTAGCACGGTGAATGGTGAGAGTGAGACATGCAAGCCAACAAGTTCCACCGCGGATGCTTCCGGCCTTCCTCAATTGCCGACCAAAGATATCAACCGCAAAGTCGCTATTGCCTCTACTTTAGCTGCTTTGGGACTCTTCTTAGCTACCAGATTGGACTTTGGTGTTTCTTTGAAGGATCTTACTGCCAATGCATTGCCTTACGAACAG GCTCTATCAAATGGGAAGCCCACCGTGGTGGAGTTTTATGCAGATTGGTGTGAGGTGTGTCGGGAATTAGCTCCTGATGTCTACAAAATAGAGCAGCAGTACAA GGATCGTGTGAATTTTGTGATGTTGAATGTTGATAACACAAACTGGGAGCAAGAGCTTGATGAATTTGGTGTGGAGGGTATTCCACACTTCGCATTCCTTGATAAAGAAGGGAACGAGGAGGGCAATGTGGTGGGTAGGCTTCCAagacagttgctacttgaaaATGTGGATGCCCTTGCTCGTGGTGAAGCATCGGTGCCTCATGCTCGTGTTGTAGGCAAATATTCAAGTGCTGAAGCAAGGAAGGTGCATCAAGTTGTTGATCCAAGAAGTCATGGTTAG